A window of Ruminiclostridium herbifermentans genomic DNA:
TTTCAACCACCTAAAAGAAAATATAATTTGTGACAATTTAATACTACATAGACAGCTGGGGCAGCTTCAACAAAGCTTTTCATATATAATTATAGATGTTGACATAACATTCTTAAAGGCTCTAGAACAGTATTCAAATCATATTTACATAGTTTCTGATATGAATCCGTTTAACTTATCTGAAATTAATCAAGTAATGAAGTCAGGTGAATTGGCTAGGACATGTATTTCAAGGACATCCTTCATAATTAATAAATTTTGCACAGGGGAATTAAGTCCACGTAGTATTTTGCAAGGCATACTATTGACTAGTGACGTACCCAATGAACTGCAAGAATTGATTGCATATGCCAAGGCTTTTGAGGTTCCATATGAACAAAAGGTTTATATAAAATGGGTGTATAGTTTTTTTGGAGAAGCTTTGAGTTTTCAGAAATCAATTGATGAAAAGTTTCTCAAATCAATTCAAAATATCATATCTAGTACAATTTCAAAGGAAAAAAGGAAAGAAAGCCGCTTTGCATTCAGTAAATTAATTTCTAAGGTGTTAGCGTGCATTATGATTATAGCCTAAATTGGAGGAAAGGGTTTAACTGGAAACCATAGTATGTACAAATCTTGTGTATTTTCAAATAACTAAAATCCGAAAAGTTTAGCTTGGGAGGGTTGATTAGCTGAAGATATAACAGCGAAGGAGTCAGACACCTCCACAAAAAAATATAATTATGCCCTAAATGAGGTGAGAAGGTTTATATGAGCAAAAGATTAATTATTAAAACAGCCCTTATATGTTTTGGAATATTCTTAATTCTAAATACACTAATATTTACTTTTCTTTTAAAAAAATATCCACTAGATTTGGAAGAACACATATTGGTTCCCGTAGCAGCTGTTGATATTGCTCAAGGAACTGTGATTCAAGAAAAGCATTATAAAATTAAAGATGTACAGAAATCTGCATTAAATAGCTCAATTGCAATAGATATAGGTCAAATTATGGGCAAAAGAGCCAAGTCAGAAATTAAGAGAAATGATTATATAAGAGATAGCGATTTAGTTGCAAAGGGTAATTGGTTTAAGGATGATGAGAGGATAATTGTATTGCCAATGAGCATAGAGGAGAGGTTGGCTAATCTGATTAAGAAGGGCTCTTATGTTGACATAAGACTAAAGAGAGAATCAAGTGATATAGTTGAAACAATTCTGTACAAAGTAAAAGTGGAGGATGTTTTGGACGAAATGGGAAACTCTCTTGATTCAAAAGCATCAATGAATACAAAAACAGCTTATATGGAGTTGATTCTTGATGAAGAGGAACGGCAAAAGATATACTCTGCAACTATGTCAGGGAAGTTAATATTTGAACTATATTGTGATGAAATGCAGAAATCTGATATTAGCATTAAAGATTAATATATTGAAGTTCTATAAAACAGTATTAATCTTATATGGGATGGGAGGTACACATGGGCAAAATTTTAGCTATATGTTCAGATGACAAAAAATCTGGAAAGTCAATAGTGTCATATTTGATAGCAAATAAAATTAAAGAAATAGCACAAAACAATTTTAAAATATTGGTTTGCTGTTTGAACTTAAATTATAGCGCATTGTATGAATTATTTGGAATGGAGTTTTCTGCTGTAGGATTAGAGGAATTAGTTAATCATAAGGTTTTTGAAGAGGATAATTCTAAAATAATATTTAGCATAATTCCTCAAAGTAATGGTATTTATTTTTTAGGAAGCTATCGTACTACAAATTCATATATCAAAAAAAATACTGAGGAATACAAAAAGTTATTCAAATGCCTGCAGAACAGCTTTGATATCATTATATTTGACACTGTATCTGGAAGTGGAAGTAATTTAACGAACTTTGTTATCCAAAGGGCTGATATTATAGTGAGACTTTTTGTGCAAGATAACGAGAGTATGAAGAAATTAAATCGTAAAGATGGAATAAAGTTATCTCATGATAGAAAAACGATATATATTGTGTCTAAATACAGAAATATTTACCCAAGAGTTAGTGACATTAAACGAAGGTATTCATTGAAAAAAATTTTTACTTTCGAATACTGTGATAAGCTTCAGGAAATGAAAAATAGAAATAGCCTGTACTTATATCCTCAACATGAAACCAGCTGCAATGACTCTATAAATTGTATTTCAAGATATATATTAGAGTCACTTAATCTACTACCTCAAGATGAAATTGTAAAAGATTCATCTGTAAGGTACATTTGTGATTTAAAACAC
This region includes:
- a CDS encoding SAF domain-containing protein, yielding MSKRLIIKTALICFGIFLILNTLIFTFLLKKYPLDLEEHILVPVAAVDIAQGTVIQEKHYKIKDVQKSALNSSIAIDIGQIMGKRAKSEIKRNDYIRDSDLVAKGNWFKDDERIIVLPMSIEERLANLIKKGSYVDIRLKRESSDIVETILYKVKVEDVLDEMGNSLDSKASMNTKTAYMELILDEEERQKIYSATMSGKLIFELYCDEMQKSDISIKD
- a CDS encoding CpsD/CapB family tyrosine-protein kinase, translating into MGKILAICSDDKKSGKSIVSYLIANKIKEIAQNNFKILVCCLNLNYSALYELFGMEFSAVGLEELVNHKVFEEDNSKIIFSIIPQSNGIYFLGSYRTTNSYIKKNTEEYKKLFKCLQNSFDIIIFDTVSGSGSNLTNFVIQRADIIVRLFVQDNESMKKLNRKDGIKLSHDRKTIYIVSKYRNIYPRVSDIKRRYSLKKIFTFEYCDKLQEMKNRNSLYLYPQHETSCNDSINCISRYILESLNLLPQDEIVKDSSVRYICDLKHTLKKLKQIWYGGKEHEDIAEFVPKRADGLY